One genomic region from Conexibacter woesei Iso977N encodes:
- the efeB gene encoding iron uptake transporter deferrochelatase/peroxidase subunit → MALTRRAFIASGGAAAAVAAAAGVGYAAGQEGDGSGVRPGDPHVVDFHGEHQAGIATPAQDRLHFAAFDVEEGVDGRALRDLMQEWTVAARTMAGGQSVGGGPAGSPLAPPDDTGEAMDLTPANLTVTFGFGASLFDRRDRFGVTKYRPAKLNELPDLPGDALAADRSGGDLCVQACANDPQVAFHAVRNLARMGRGLVTVRWSQLGFGRTSTTSKAQATPRNLMGFKDGTANIKLEDASDMAQHVWVHDDPSGWLDGGSYLVARRIRMLIEVWDRASLRDQEDTIGRNKVLGAPLGGANQADEFADFKPKALPDRSHVRLAHPDTNAGVKILRRGYSFTDGLESLGELDAGLFFLAYMHDPQSFITLQNRLGANDKLNEYIKHVGSGLWAIPPGVRPGGYVGDALLSRV, encoded by the coding sequence ATGGCTCTCACCAGACGTGCGTTCATTGCTAGTGGTGGTGCTGCTGCCGCGGTTGCTGCCGCGGCGGGGGTTGGGTATGCCGCTGGGCAGGAGGGTGATGGCAGTGGGGTCAGGCCGGGGGATCCGCATGTTGTGGACTTCCATGGCGAGCATCAGGCGGGGATCGCCACCCCGGCGCAGGATCGGCTGCACTTCGCGGCGTTCGACGTCGAGGAGGGCGTCGATGGCAGGGCGCTTCGGGACCTCATGCAGGAGTGGACGGTCGCGGCCCGGACGATGGCCGGCGGGCAGTCGGTCGGTGGCGGCCCCGCGGGCAGCCCGCTCGCGCCGCCGGACGACACCGGTGAGGCGATGGACCTCACCCCCGCGAACCTCACGGTCACCTTCGGCTTCGGCGCGTCGCTCTTCGACAGGCGCGATCGCTTCGGCGTCACGAAGTACCGGCCGGCGAAGCTCAACGAGCTGCCCGACCTCCCGGGCGACGCGCTCGCGGCCGACCGCAGCGGCGGCGACCTCTGCGTCCAGGCGTGCGCCAACGACCCCCAGGTCGCCTTCCACGCCGTCCGCAACCTCGCCCGCATGGGCCGCGGCCTCGTCACCGTCCGCTGGTCGCAGCTGGGCTTCGGCCGCACCTCCACCACCTCCAAGGCCCAGGCCACGCCCCGCAACCTCATGGGCTTCAAGGACGGCACGGCCAACATCAAGCTCGAGGACGCCTCCGACATGGCCCAGCACGTCTGGGTCCACGACGACCCCAGCGGGTGGCTCGACGGCGGCAGCTACCTCGTCGCGCGCCGCATCCGGATGCTGATCGAGGTCTGGGACCGCGCCTCGCTCCGGGACCAAGAGGACACGATCGGCCGCAACAAGGTCCTCGGCGCGCCCCTCGGCGGCGCCAACCAGGCCGACGAGTTCGCGGACTTCAAGCCCAAGGCCCTCCCCGACCGCTCCCACGTCCGCCTCGCGCACCCCGACACCAACGCCGGCGTCAAGATCCTGCGCCGCGGCTACTCCTTCACCGACGGCCTGGAATCCCTGGGCGAGCTCGACGCCGGCCTCTTCTTCCTGGCCTACATGCACGACCCGCAGTCGTTCATCACGCTCCAGAACCGCCTCGGCGCCAACGACAAGCTCAACGAGTACATCAAGCACGTCGGCTCCGGCCTCTGGGCGATCCCGCCCGGCGTCCGCCCCGGCGGCTACGTGGGTGACGCGCTGCTCTCCAGGGTGTAG
- a CDS encoding nuclear transport factor 2 family protein: protein MKRLLLLAALYRPLYAWAVRTMLQRNASAFLAGDPGPLLKMYADDAVLEFPGESSWGPEYRGKAEIEGFLRRFLAAGLTGSIGQVFVSGPPWATRIAAEFDDWALDASGTKVYDNRSVIVLQTRLGKVVRERVYEDTQKVAAFDTWLEQRDAIPA, encoded by the coding sequence ATGAAACGCCTCCTCCTCCTGGCCGCCCTCTACCGCCCGCTGTACGCGTGGGCCGTGCGCACGATGTTGCAGCGCAACGCCTCCGCCTTCCTGGCCGGCGACCCCGGCCCGTTGCTGAAGATGTACGCCGACGACGCCGTCCTGGAGTTCCCCGGCGAGTCGTCGTGGGGTCCCGAGTACCGCGGGAAGGCCGAGATCGAAGGCTTCCTGCGCCGTTTCCTCGCCGCCGGCCTGACCGGCTCGATCGGCCAGGTCTTCGTGTCCGGCCCACCCTGGGCGACCCGCATCGCCGCGGAGTTCGACGACTGGGCGCTCGACGCGAGCGGCACCAAGGTGTACGACAACCGCTCGGTCATCGTGTTGCAGACCCGCCTCGGGAAAGTTGTACGTGAACGCGTCTACGAGGACACCCAGAAGGTCGCGGCCTTCGACACGTGGCTCGAGCAGCGCGACGCCATCCCCGCATGA
- a CDS encoding TetR/AcrR family transcriptional regulator produces MPTPTRQRIVEAGAELLRHKGYAATGVKEIVAAAQAPFGSLYHHFPGGKEQLGVEVIAFGGAEYGKLGPLIFDAAPDVVTGVRMFFDGAAANLEETDWLAGCPIATVALEVANTSEPLREATATVFTSWVDGLVHYFTSAGLKKPEAREIAVKFVAALEGAFILAQTWRDAAPLRQAGAMVARELDEALQR; encoded by the coding sequence ATGCCAACCCCCACGCGTCAGCGCATCGTCGAGGCCGGAGCCGAGCTGCTCAGGCACAAGGGCTACGCCGCCACCGGCGTGAAGGAGATCGTCGCCGCCGCCCAGGCGCCGTTCGGCTCGCTCTACCACCACTTCCCGGGCGGCAAGGAGCAGCTCGGCGTCGAGGTGATCGCCTTCGGCGGCGCCGAGTACGGCAAGTTGGGGCCCTTGATCTTCGACGCCGCACCCGACGTCGTGACCGGCGTCCGGATGTTCTTCGACGGCGCCGCCGCCAACCTCGAGGAGACCGACTGGCTCGCGGGCTGCCCGATCGCGACGGTCGCGCTCGAGGTCGCCAACACCTCCGAGCCGCTGCGCGAGGCGACCGCGACCGTCTTCACCTCATGGGTCGACGGGCTCGTCCATTACTTCACCTCGGCGGGCCTCAAAAAGCCCGAGGCGCGCGAGATCGCCGTCAAGTTCGTCGCCGCCCTCGAAGGCGCGTTCATCCTCGCCCAGACATGGCGCGACGCCGCGCCGCTGCGCCAGGCCGGCGCGATGGTCGCCCGCGAGCTCGACGAAGCCCTACAGCGCTAG
- a CDS encoding glycosyltransferase family 4 protein gives MRLLAVCQVDRPGGPEIGLLRFLRRLEARGWSVALTSPGSEPARELAETGWPWEPLEVGGLEQGAGARAVASWPRARRLARDADVTYLNGTVAGRLLPALRGKTTVLHVHDIVERVPRHWHGADLVLADSKAVGARLDPLDVHVVGCPVELDPEQVAVAPWPAVASGAPVVGFVGRLVPRKGAMELVKAAPAIRAARPEVRVVIVGDDPYEDEDTAYATAVRASSKVDHVGRVASAAGIMGQLDVLVLPSTQEPFGTVVAEAMAAGTPVVATRVDGLPELVEDGVSGKLVEPGDTAALAVAVLEVLERRDEMGAAARAAAERFGAEAYAERLEDLLLQVAPGSVRAAIRRRGLHDGAAT, from the coding sequence ATGAGGCTGCTCGCCGTCTGCCAGGTGGACCGTCCCGGGGGTCCGGAGATCGGGCTGCTGCGCTTCCTGCGCCGGCTGGAGGCGCGCGGGTGGTCGGTGGCGTTGACGTCGCCGGGCTCCGAGCCCGCGCGCGAGCTGGCGGAGACCGGGTGGCCGTGGGAGCCGCTGGAGGTCGGGGGCCTGGAGCAGGGCGCGGGCGCGCGGGCGGTGGCGTCGTGGCCGAGGGCGCGGCGGCTGGCGCGCGATGCCGACGTGACGTACCTCAACGGGACCGTCGCGGGGCGGCTGCTGCCGGCGCTGCGGGGCAAGACCACCGTGTTGCACGTGCACGACATCGTCGAGCGCGTGCCGCGGCACTGGCATGGCGCGGACCTGGTCCTGGCGGACTCCAAGGCGGTCGGCGCGCGGCTGGACCCGCTGGACGTGCACGTTGTCGGGTGCCCGGTGGAGCTGGACCCGGAGCAGGTGGCGGTGGCGCCGTGGCCGGCGGTCGCCTCCGGCGCGCCGGTCGTGGGGTTCGTGGGGCGGCTGGTGCCGCGCAAGGGCGCGATGGAGCTGGTGAAGGCGGCGCCGGCGATCCGGGCCGCGCGGCCGGAGGTCCGGGTCGTGATCGTCGGCGACGATCCCTACGAGGACGAGGACACGGCGTACGCGACCGCGGTCCGGGCGTCGTCGAAGGTCGACCACGTCGGGCGTGTCGCTTCGGCCGCGGGGATCATGGGGCAACTTGATGTCCTTGTGTTGCCCTCGACGCAGGAGCCGTTCGGGACGGTCGTCGCCGAGGCGATGGCGGCGGGGACGCCGGTCGTCGCGACCCGGGTCGACGGTCTTCCCGAGCTGGTGGAGGACGGGGTGTCCGGCAAGCTCGTCGAGCCGGGCGACACCGCGGCGCTGGCCGTGGCCGTGCTCGAGGTGCTGGAGCGGCGCGACGAGATGGGCGCCGCGGCCCGCGCGGCGGCGGAGCGCTTCGGCGCCGAGGCGTACGCCGAGCGGCTGGAGGACCTGCTGCTGCAGGTCGCGCCCGGCAGCGTGCGCGCCGCGATCCGGCGGCGCGGGCTGCACGACGGCGCGGCGACCTAG
- a CDS encoding tetratricopeptide repeat protein, whose translation MSTVAAPPDASILSGRATRERRAFRRPPGETVFGILLAIGLAAVGLRAGGGLLLTPTAKVEIWLDVVGGLCAAIAVLAVRDQRWWGGVTIAWFAALALLTALSITWSIVPSDSWLEANRTIAYLMIFAAAVVGARAVGAWWSAVLGAVCAASTAICAYAILTKVFPGALAAADPYARLREPYQYWNAVGLTAAIGVPPTLWLGARRSGHAALNALAYPIMGLLLLTVLLAYSRGSLLAMAVGLGFWFLVVPLRLRGVAVLACGAVGAVLVALWVFSQDTLTKDQVSVAQRATSGHELGIAVVAMLLVLLAVGLLIGFSAAQRSASEGTRRYAGAAILVCVGLVPMALVIALAMSSKGLGGSISSGWKSLTDPNDKTTVLNDPSRLTSVGSVRARYWDESIRVFRSHPMKGVGAGGYRTARLRLRTDNLDVRHSHGYAVQTAADLGLLGLLVSALLTLSWMVATGRTLGWRIPLPRALALAPKRPPPTPDAAARAAGFGPERVAMATMATVVIVFAVHSFIDWTWFVPGCAVLALVPAGWVAGRGPLGERASDGPMLAASLRRGLRSPVRVGIAALALALGLLTAWTAWLPLGSLHAQNRALTLAATNYKQAIAEVDKAQSRDPLSTDPLLMRALVETTAHHRDAAQRALTDAVRLQPNNPGTWEYLSDFALEQQNDPQLALRLLGPALYLDPQSPTGKAQYLKAFQLLEIQTAAKEKRKAEAKAKREARHRAR comes from the coding sequence TTGTCCACGGTCGCCGCTCCGCCTGACGCATCGATCCTGAGCGGCCGCGCGACGCGTGAGCGCCGCGCGTTCCGTCGTCCTCCGGGCGAGACGGTCTTCGGCATCCTGCTCGCGATCGGCCTGGCGGCCGTCGGCCTGCGCGCCGGCGGCGGCCTGCTGCTGACGCCGACCGCGAAGGTCGAGATCTGGCTCGACGTCGTCGGCGGCCTGTGCGCGGCGATCGCGGTCCTGGCCGTGCGCGACCAGCGTTGGTGGGGCGGCGTCACGATCGCGTGGTTCGCGGCCCTGGCGCTGCTGACCGCGCTGTCGATCACGTGGTCGATCGTCCCGTCGGACTCGTGGCTGGAGGCCAACCGGACGATCGCGTACCTGATGATCTTCGCCGCGGCCGTCGTCGGCGCGCGGGCGGTCGGGGCGTGGTGGAGCGCGGTCCTGGGCGCCGTGTGCGCGGCGAGCACCGCGATCTGCGCCTACGCGATCCTGACCAAGGTCTTCCCGGGCGCGCTGGCCGCGGCCGACCCGTACGCGCGGCTGCGCGAGCCCTACCAGTACTGGAACGCGGTCGGGCTGACCGCCGCGATCGGCGTGCCGCCGACGCTGTGGCTGGGCGCGCGCCGCTCGGGCCACGCCGCGCTGAACGCGCTCGCCTACCCCATCATGGGGTTGTTGCTCCTGACCGTGCTGCTCGCGTACTCGCGCGGCTCGCTGCTGGCGATGGCGGTCGGCCTCGGCTTCTGGTTCCTGGTCGTGCCGCTGCGCCTGCGCGGCGTCGCGGTCCTCGCCTGCGGCGCGGTCGGCGCGGTGCTGGTCGCGTTGTGGGTGTTCTCGCAGGACACGCTGACCAAGGACCAGGTGTCGGTCGCGCAGCGCGCGACGTCCGGGCACGAGCTCGGGATCGCCGTCGTGGCGATGTTGTTGGTGTTGCTCGCGGTCGGGCTGCTGATCGGCTTCAGCGCCGCGCAGCGGTCGGCGTCGGAGGGCACGCGGCGCTACGCGGGCGCGGCGATCCTCGTGTGCGTCGGGCTGGTCCCGATGGCGCTGGTGATCGCGCTGGCGATGTCGTCCAAGGGCCTGGGCGGGTCGATCTCGTCGGGCTGGAAGTCGCTGACCGACCCCAACGACAAGACCACCGTGTTGAACGACCCGTCGCGGCTGACGTCGGTCGGCAGCGTGCGCGCGCGCTACTGGGACGAGTCGATCAGGGTCTTCAGGTCGCACCCGATGAAGGGCGTCGGCGCAGGCGGCTACCGGACCGCGCGGCTGCGGCTGCGGACCGACAACCTCGACGTGCGCCACTCGCACGGCTACGCGGTCCAGACCGCGGCCGACCTCGGGTTGTTGGGGTTGTTGGTGAGCGCGCTGCTGACGCTGTCCTGGATGGTCGCGACCGGGCGGACGCTCGGCTGGCGGATCCCGCTACCGCGCGCGCTCGCGCTCGCGCCGAAGCGGCCCCCACCCACCCCGGACGCCGCGGCGCGCGCCGCCGGCTTCGGCCCCGAGCGCGTCGCGATGGCGACGATGGCGACCGTCGTGATCGTCTTCGCCGTGCACTCGTTCATCGACTGGACGTGGTTCGTCCCGGGCTGCGCGGTGCTCGCGCTGGTCCCGGCGGGCTGGGTCGCGGGCCGCGGGCCGCTGGGCGAACGCGCCTCGGACGGGCCGATGCTCGCCGCCTCGCTGCGGCGGGGGCTGCGCTCGCCGGTCCGGGTCGGGATCGCCGCGCTCGCGCTCGCCCTCGGGCTGCTGACCGCCTGGACCGCGTGGCTGCCGCTCGGCTCGCTGCACGCCCAGAACCGCGCGCTGACCCTCGCGGCCACGAACTACAAGCAGGCGATCGCCGAGGTCGACAAGGCGCAGTCGCGTGACCCGCTGTCGACCGACCCGCTGCTGATGCGCGCGCTGGTCGAGACGACCGCGCACCACCGCGACGCGGCGCAGCGCGCGCTGACCGACGCGGTCCGGCTGCAGCCCAACAACCCGGGCACGTGGGAGTACCTGTCGGACTTCGCGCTCGAGCAGCAGAACGACCCGCAGCTGGCGCTGCGCCTGCTCGGCCCGGCGCTGTACCTGGACCCGCAGTCGCCGACCGGCAAGGCGCAGTACCTGAAGGCCTTCCAGCTGCTGGAGATCCAGACCGCCGCCAAGGAGAAGCGCAAGGCCGAGGCGAAGGCCAAGCGCGAGGCGCGCCACAGGGCGCGCTAG
- a CDS encoding glycosyltransferase family 4 protein: protein MSTGAADARPVLLITNLVAPDRAGAFQALHEREGLQLALFGGRSHHATGAVDTIDVPTKDITQREAYTLAASGDYRAVIAGTAGRTALPAAYLGARRSRTPFLLWTALWAHPRTPAFTLAGTPLLSFMYKNADAVITYGPHVTTFVAQRGARNVHVAPQAVDTAFWTAPATHPERPPGAAFVALAVGRPARYKGTPELQRAWAQAGFKNPGEVLVLIGAGTPVGPQPPTAVRNFYAGSDVLVMPAIQTRDFLEPWGLVANEAMHQRLPVIATTAVGAAAGGLVRDERNGLVVPAGDTAALAAALRRLRDDAPLRARLGAQAQADAAAYTQDAWAAGVGSALASVGASKEGDR from the coding sequence GTGAGCACCGGCGCCGCGGACGCGCGGCCGGTCCTGCTGATCACCAACCTCGTCGCGCCGGACCGCGCGGGCGCGTTCCAAGCCCTTCATGAACGCGAAGGGCTGCAGCTCGCGCTGTTCGGCGGCCGCTCGCACCACGCCACGGGCGCGGTCGACACCATCGACGTCCCGACCAAGGACATCACCCAGCGCGAGGCCTACACCTTGGCCGCCTCCGGCGACTACCGCGCGGTGATCGCCGGGACCGCGGGCCGCACCGCGCTGCCCGCCGCCTACCTCGGCGCACGGCGCTCGCGCACGCCGTTCCTGCTCTGGACCGCCCTCTGGGCCCACCCGCGCACGCCCGCCTTCACGCTCGCCGGGACCCCGCTCCTGAGCTTCATGTACAAGAACGCCGACGCGGTCATCACCTACGGCCCGCACGTCACGACGTTCGTGGCGCAGCGCGGCGCGCGCAACGTCCACGTCGCCCCCCAGGCCGTCGACACCGCCTTCTGGACCGCCCCCGCGACGCACCCCGAGCGCCCGCCCGGCGCGGCGTTCGTCGCCCTCGCCGTCGGCCGCCCCGCGCGCTACAAGGGCACCCCGGAGCTGCAACGCGCCTGGGCCCAGGCCGGCTTCAAGAACCCCGGCGAGGTCCTCGTCCTGATCGGCGCCGGCACCCCGGTCGGCCCGCAGCCCCCGACCGCTGTGCGCAACTTCTACGCGGGCAGCGACGTCCTGGTCATGCCGGCCATCCAGACCCGCGACTTCCTCGAGCCGTGGGGCCTGGTGGCCAACGAAGCCATGCACCAACGACTGCCCGTCATCGCCACCACCGCCGTCGGCGCCGCCGCCGGCGGGCTCGTCCGCGACGAGCGCAACGGCCTCGTCGTCCCCGCCGGGGACACGGCCGCGCTCGCCGCCGCGCTGCGTCGTCTCCGCGACGACGCGCCGCTGCGCGCCCGCCTCGGAGCCCAAGCGCAGGCCGACGCCGCCGCCTACACGCAGGACGCGTGGGCGGCCGGGGTCGGCTCCGCCCTGGCGAGCGTCGGCGCGAGCAAGGAAGGGGATCGCTAA